A portion of the Fusobacterium simiae genome contains these proteins:
- a CDS encoding FAD-dependent oxidoreductase: protein MVRTFKYDVVVVGGGTAGVAAAVGSSKAGAKVLLIERNPYLGGEATHSGVNAFCGFFSCGENPVKVVEGVGNQVLEEMEKLGPTTIEYIISAAGNKNINFQTEYLKCAMDNLLEKENVNYLLHARVISSEIESNKIRSIQCVDDEGFFKVEANVFVDASGDANLAFLSGAETMWGDSKNQVQAATLPFRLSGVDISKDMSPTAVENAIRKAKKDGITYLTKEKGFIIKMTGSDSVTVLLPSAMISSISSENLTEAEKDTRRQVLSYVEAFKRYMPGMEKCQLIMIGPSIGFRETRRLHGKEIIQIEDVLERRKRADGIARGGWKPEIHKSLNEMGTYLEVENGSYFDIPLGALQSINIENLYGAGRIISSDEVAFAAVRVMGTCFATGHAAGVAAAYQALNGNVNIEKIRKELENQKALI, encoded by the coding sequence ATGGTCAGAACATTTAAATATGATGTAGTAGTTGTGGGTGGAGGTACAGCTGGTGTGGCAGCAGCGGTAGGTAGCTCAAAAGCTGGAGCAAAAGTATTATTAATAGAAAGAAATCCTTATCTTGGAGGAGAGGCAACTCACTCAGGAGTAAATGCTTTTTGTGGTTTTTTCTCTTGTGGGGAAAATCCTGTCAAAGTTGTTGAAGGTGTAGGAAATCAAGTTTTAGAGGAAATGGAAAAACTTGGACCAACGACGATAGAATATATTATATCAGCAGCTGGGAATAAAAATATAAATTTTCAAACAGAATATTTAAAATGTGCTATGGATAATTTGTTAGAGAAAGAAAATGTAAATTATTTATTACATGCAAGAGTTATTTCATCAGAAATAGAAAGTAATAAAATAAGAAGTATTCAATGTGTAGATGATGAAGGATTTTTTAAGGTAGAAGCAAATGTATTTGTGGATGCTTCAGGGGATGCAAATTTAGCATTTTTATCAGGAGCTGAAACCATGTGGGGAGATTCAAAAAACCAAGTACAAGCAGCCACATTACCTTTTCGTTTAAGTGGAGTAGATATATCAAAAGATATGTCACCAACAGCAGTTGAAAATGCTATTAGAAAAGCAAAAAAGGATGGAATAACTTATTTAACAAAAGAAAAGGGATTTATCATTAAAATGACAGGTTCAGATTCTGTAACTGTATTACTTCCAAGTGCAATGATTTCAAGTATCTCATCAGAAAATTTAACTGAGGCTGAAAAAGATACAAGAAGGCAAGTATTATCATATGTAGAAGCATTTAAAAGATATATGCCAGGAATGGAAAAATGTCAACTTATTATGATAGGTCCATCAATAGGATTTCGTGAAACTAGAAGATTGCATGGAAAGGAAATTATCCAAATAGAAGATGTTCTAGAAAGACGAAAAAGAGCTGATGGAATAGCTAGAGGTGGATGGAAACCTGAGATTCATAAAAGTTTAAATGAAATGGGAACTTATTTAGAAGTAGAAAATGGTAGTTATTTTGATATTCCATTAGGTGCACTTCAATCAATTAATATAGAGAATTTATATGGAGCAGGAAGAATTATTTCCTCAGATGAAGTCGCTTTTGCGGCTGTTCGAGTAATGGGAACATGCTTTGCAACAGGTCATGCAGCTGGTGTTGCTGCTGCTTACCAAGCATTAAATGGAAATGTTAATATAGAAAAAATTCGTAAAGAGCTAGAAA